The following coding sequences lie in one Apostichopus japonicus isolate 1M-3 chromosome 13, ASM3797524v1, whole genome shotgun sequence genomic window:
- the LOC139978632 gene encoding receptor-type tyrosine-protein phosphatase S-like — MEGYLLIQVLLLSSFCLLTNCCLLSNNGACAMQNSFYGGRLALVGEGYLHQGSPPPWANQRVFVFQMPTSFFKGGHYRSKFGHRGNGRIWMPEEAPCGGERSQHVCPSETTDEAFCLDSSLPCYQTPPSYDQSEPLEFSDVTSTGVTVTWPAWDETVDHGHGPIVEYRIQIKGPGEEEFTEIPKGRQLSHHFTGLRENVNYKFRISVIRDHPFGEGTPSNEQTCRTSAPPSFANPEPLEFQDVTSSGITVTWLAWDPTLDPGIGPVTGYMIMYREEGHRTWKSKETESLSVLLTDLTEDTTYEVAIKLKYKQEKYTEQSTTQTVNTDVAEPPSFANPEPLEFQDKTSSGITVTWLAWDPILDRGTGPVTGYMIEYHEEGHRTWKREETESLSVQLTDLTDGAVYEVAIRLRDRNGDYTDASVPQIVTTACEGLVITDLNYTSSSRRAGAARATVMWSVERVTDSCRVLSQSLSLQLLDVLECGGVPPTVDATPRVIDVKDGEVRTKTVLRLTANSLYNLTLSLQTTAGKIQMSMSIQTDTTGPTGGPTNLSPDQTRNGDLVFKWDKPECSERNGPINSYHYTVSRFRPNRRNLVPVIAEHVEGKKIRLSKRDDRILPDVEYVFAVRATTGMGSVDLSSPATEMKFVFEP, encoded by the exons ATGGAAGGATATCTTCTGATACAAGTTCTTCTTCTGTCGTCATTTTGTCTCCTGACAAATTGCTGCTTGCTTTCAAACAACGGAG CATGTGCAATGCAGAATTCATTTTACGGAGGGCGACTCGCCTTAGTTGGTGAAGGATACCTCCATCAGGGTAGTCCTCCTCCTTGGGCTAATCAAAGAGTCTTCGTCTTCCAAATGCCGACATCGTTCTTCAAAGGAGGACACTATCGCTCCAAGTTTGGGCACCGTGGCAACGGTCGTATCTGGATGCCAGAGGAAGCACCATGTGGTGGAGAAAGATCGCAACACGTTTGTCCATCGGAAACAACTGACGAAGCATTCTGTCTAGACTCTAGCTTACCTTGTTACCAAA CGCCACCGTCTTATGACCAGTCGGAGCCACTCGAGTTTTCTGACGTCACGTCAACAGGTGTAACCGTGACGTGGCCAGCTTGGGACGAGACGGTCGATCATGGTCACGGTCCAATTGTTGAGTATAGGATACAAATAAAAGGACCAGGGGAAGAAGAATTCACCGAAATACCAAAAGGAAGACAACTCTCTCATCATTTCACCGGTTTGAGAGAAAATGTTAACTACAAATTTCGGATCAGTGTTATCAGAGACCATCCCTTTGGAGAAGGGACTCCAAGTAATGAACAAACATGCAGGACATCAG CGCCACCGTCATTCGCAAACCCCGAACCGTTGGAATTTCAAGATGTGACCTCATCTGGAATAACAGTCACATGGCTAGCATGGGACCCGACATTGGACCCCGGGATTGGTCCAGTGACTGGTTACATGATCATGTACCGTGAAGAGGGTCATAGAACATGGAAGAGCAAAGAAACAGAGAGTCTCTCTGTTCTGTTAACCGACCTAACCGAAGATACGACATACGAGGTAGCGATCAAGCTAAAATATAAACAGGAAAAATATACAGAGCAAAGTACCACACAGACGGTCAATACTGATGTTGCAg AGCCACCGTCATTCGCAAACCCCGAACCGTTGGAATTTCAAGATAAGACCTCATCTGGAATAACAGTCACATGGCTAGCTTGGGACCCGATATTGGACAGAGGAACTGGTCCAGTGACTGGTTACATGATCGAGTATCACGAGGAGGGTCATAGAACATGGAAGAGAGAAGAAACAGAGAGTCTCTCTGTTCAGTTAACTGACCTAACCGACGGTGCAGTATACGAGGTAGCAATCCGTCTCAGAGACAGGAATGGCGATTACACAGATGCAAGTGTCCCACAAATAGTCACTACGGCTTGTGAAG GTTTGGTTATCACTGACCTCAATTACACATCATCATCAAGACGTGCGGGTGCTGCAAGAGCTACCGTGATGTGGTCGGTGGAGCGAGTCACGGACTCGTGCAGGGTTCTAAGTCAAAGTCTCTCTCTACAACTCTTGGATGTCCTTGAATGCGGCGGAGTGCCACCAACAGTGGATGCTACACCAAGGGTAATTGATGTGAAGGATGGTGAAGTAAGGACAAAAACAGTTCTTCGTTTGACGGCGAACTCTCTATACAACCTTACTTTAAGCCTGCAAACGACAGCGGGCAAAATTCAAATGTCAATGTCGATTCAAACCGATACCACGG gaCCAACTGGTGGACCAACAAATCTCTCGCCGGACCAGACAAGAAATGGCGATTTGGTTTTCAAATGGGATAAACCTGAGTGTTCTGAACGTAATGGCCCTATTAACAGTTATCATTATACGGTATCCAGATTCAGACCGAATAGAAGGAATCTGGTTCCAGTTATCGCCGAGCATGTTGAGGGCAAGAAAATACGACTCAGCAAACGTGACGATAGGATATTGCCGGATGTAGAATACGTATTTGCCGTCAGAGCAACGACTGGCATGGGCAGTGTTGATTTGAGTTCCCCAGCAACTGAAATGAAATTTGTGTTTGAGCCTTAG
- the LOC139978633 gene encoding receptor-type tyrosine-protein phosphatase F-like: MTQYILINCLLLLLAFALPTKCCLLSTNGECIMKQPTIYGGRLALIDEGIHGYDSLSPFAHKRVFVFQMPTSFFKGRNYRSKFGHHGIGRIWMAEEAPCGGERSHQNCPLATTEESICLDSSLPCYQTPPTYDEPEPLSFSDVTPTSITVTWPAWDETVDHGHGPIVEYRIQIRGPGEEHFTEIPKGRQLFHQFNDLIENTEYEFRIRIIRDHPFGDGSPSNVQTRTSAEVPPSYVNPQPLTFDHVTSTSVTVSWPEWNRQVDLGAGPVTGYKIMYRQHADNTWQSVETSDQSVQLTQLTEYTTYEVTIRLKYGSGQYTVMHDIQTFQTTCGELGDIDLQLSSSSESEGLASLVVNWSYRTMIDACSVTHQSIYMQQLDLDNCRLSNADPIEKVLGASTRNYTEQTLDANSNFNVTLTVRTETKVYHKSGPLRTDSSKPSGQPFNTRATEKKREGSVLFRWNYPQCTERHGDIIRFDYVFRRTHRTDDITGSTTNRQKRFYFLTSGEGYSFEVKAATDKGTGPAASIENTF; the protein is encoded by the exons AATGTATAATGAAACAACCCACAATTTACGGAGGACGACTGGCCCTGATTGATGAGGGCATCCATGGTTACGACAGTCTTTCTCCTTTTGCTCACAAACGAGTCTTTGTCTTCCAAATGCCGACATCTTTCTTCAAAGGAAGAAATTATCGCTCCAAGTTTGGACACCACGGGATCGGTCGTATCTGGATGGCAGAGGAAGCACCATGTGGTGGGGAGAGGTCACACCAAAACTGTCCATTGGCGACAACTGAAGAATCAATCTGTCTTGACTCTAGCCTACCTTGCTATCAGA CGCCCCCTACTTATGACGAACCGGAACCACTGTCCTTCTCTGACGTTACGCCAACGAGCATAACCGTGACGTGGCCAGCTTGGGACGAGACAGTCGACCATGGTCACGGTCCCATTGTTGAGTATAGGATACAAATACGAGGACCAGGGGAGGAACATTTCACCGAAATACCGAAAGGAAGACAACTCTTTCATCAATTCAATGATTTGATCGAGAATACTGAGTATGAATTCCGAATTAGAATTATCAGAGACCATCCCTTTGGAGACGGAAGTCCAAGTAACGTGCAAACGCGCACATCAGCGGAAG TACCACCCTCATACGTGAACCCCCAACCACTGACGTTTGATCATGTGACGTCAACTAGTGTGACTGTCTCGTGGCCGGAGTGGAACCGCCAAGTCGACTTAGGAGCCGGTCCAGTAACTGGTTACAAAATCATGTATCGTCAACATGCTGACAATACGTGGCAGAGTGTGGAGACGAGTGACCAATCTGTTCAGTTAACTCAACTTACCGAATACACGACATATGAAGTGACAATCAGGCTTAAATACGGAAGTGGTCAATATACAGTCATGCACGATATACAGACGTTTCAAACTACTTGTGGAG AATTAGGTGATATTGACCTCCAATTGTCATCTTCTTCCGAGAGTGAAGGCCTAGCAAGTTTGGTAGTCAATTGGTCGTACCGTACAATGATAGATGCTTGTAGCGTCACTCATCAGtctatatatatgcaacaaCTGGATTTGGATAACTGTCGGCTCTCAAACGCTGATCCCATAGAGAAGGTCTTGGGTGCTTCCACACGAAACTACACAGAACAGACCCTGGACGCTAATTCTAATTTCAACGTAACATTGACGGTGCGAACAGAAACCAAAGTTTATCACAAATCAGGACCATTACGAACGGATTCTTCAA AACCATCTGGTCAACCATTTAACACCAGGGCAACGGAGAAGAAGAGAGAGGGTTCTGTGTTATTTCGCTGGAATTATCCTCAGTGCACGGAGCGCCATGGTGATATCATTCGATTCGACTATGTGTTTCGAAGGACTCATCGAACCGACGACATTACTGGGAGTACTACCAACAGGCAAAAGCGTTTCTACTTCCTAACAAGTGGTGAAGGTTATTCGTTTGAGGTAAAAGCTGCTACAGACAAAGGAACTGGACCAGCGGCCAGTATTGAAAATACGTTTTGA